The following proteins are co-located in the Notamacropus eugenii isolate mMacEug1 chromosome Y unlocalized genomic scaffold, mMacEug1.pri_v2 SUPER_Y_unloc_4, whole genome shotgun sequence genome:
- the LOC140517014 gene encoding P2R1A-PPP2R2A-interacting phosphatase regulator 1-like isoform X3 — MDLINRETVREREVQTAMQISQSWEESLHLSGGDAEKSSFRKLIDFVPVSPAPSPTRGVGKQCFSPSLQSFVSSSGFPPSPIPSPTRRFTTRRSHSPVNCIRPGILGAVKRKGEMDTEDQPKKSFQGITNMLYSDVTHLSELNAWGGTEL, encoded by the exons ATGGATTTGATAAACAGAGAAACTGTACGTGAAAG GGAGGTGCAGACCGCAATGCAGATAAGTCAGTCTTGGGAGGAAAGCCTGCATTTG agtggtgGTGATGCCGAGAAGTCATCCTTTCGGAAGTTAATTGATTTcgttccagtttccccagcaccTTCACCCACCAGGGGAGTTGGCAAG caaTGTTTCTCACCATCATTACAAAGTTTTGTGAGCAGCAGCGGATTTCCTCCAAGTCCTATTCCTAGCCCAACAAGACGATTTACAAC cagaagaagccacagtcCCGTCAACTGTATTAGACCAGGGATTCTTGGAGCAGTGAAAAGAAAAG GTGAAATGGATACAGAAGATCAGCCAAAGAAATCTTTTCAAGGCATAACCAACATGCTTTATTCTGATGTTACACATCTGTCAGAGCTAAATGCATG gGGTGGAACTGAATTGTGA
- the LOC140517014 gene encoding P2R1A-PPP2R2A-interacting phosphatase regulator 1-like isoform X1, with translation MDLINRETVREREVQTAMQISQSWEESLHLSGGDAEKSSFRKLIDFVPVSPAPSPTRGVGKQCFSPSLQSFVSSSGFPPSPIPSPTRRFTTRRSHSPVNCIRPGILGAVKRKGEMDTEDQPKKSFQGITNMLYSDVTHLSELNACLSSDTFDGNNPPAESSCSSPAKVTTTTDSLIPPSESSSPFMSVDELISK, from the exons ATGGATTTGATAAACAGAGAAACTGTACGTGAAAG GGAGGTGCAGACCGCAATGCAGATAAGTCAGTCTTGGGAGGAAAGCCTGCATTTG agtggtgGTGATGCCGAGAAGTCATCCTTTCGGAAGTTAATTGATTTcgttccagtttccccagcaccTTCACCCACCAGGGGAGTTGGCAAG caaTGTTTCTCACCATCATTACAAAGTTTTGTGAGCAGCAGCGGATTTCCTCCAAGTCCTATTCCTAGCCCAACAAGACGATTTACAAC cagaagaagccacagtcCCGTCAACTGTATTAGACCAGGGATTCTTGGAGCAGTGAAAAGAAAAG GTGAAATGGATACAGAAGATCAGCCAAAGAAATCTTTTCAAGGCATAACCAACATGCTTTATTCTGATGTTACACATCTGTCAGAGCTAAATGCATG tctgtcttcaGATACCTTTGATGGAAATAATCCCCCTGCTGAATCTTCTTGCAGTTCACCAGCTAAAGTCACTACGACCACTGATTCTCTCATACCACCTTCTGAATCCAGCTCTCCATTTATGTCAGTAGATGAACTTATATCTAAGTGA
- the LOC140517014 gene encoding P2R1A-PPP2R2A-interacting phosphatase regulator 1-like isoform X4, with the protein MDLINRETVREREVQTAMQISQSWEESLHLSGGDAEKSSFRKLIDFVPVSPAPSPTRGVGKQCFSPSLQSFVSSSGFPPSPIPSPTRRFTTRRSHSPVNCIRPGILGAVKRKGEMDTEDQPKKSFQGITNMLYSDVTHLSELNA; encoded by the exons ATGGATTTGATAAACAGAGAAACTGTACGTGAAAG GGAGGTGCAGACCGCAATGCAGATAAGTCAGTCTTGGGAGGAAAGCCTGCATTTG agtggtgGTGATGCCGAGAAGTCATCCTTTCGGAAGTTAATTGATTTcgttccagtttccccagcaccTTCACCCACCAGGGGAGTTGGCAAG caaTGTTTCTCACCATCATTACAAAGTTTTGTGAGCAGCAGCGGATTTCCTCCAAGTCCTATTCCTAGCCCAACAAGACGATTTACAAC cagaagaagccacagtcCCGTCAACTGTATTAGACCAGGGATTCTTGGAGCAGTGAAAAGAAAAG GTGAAATGGATACAGAAGATCAGCCAAAGAAATCTTTTCAAGGCATAACCAACATGCTTTATTCTGATGTTACACATCTGTCAGAGCTAAATGCATG a
- the LOC140517014 gene encoding P2R1A-PPP2R2A-interacting phosphatase regulator 1-like isoform X2, which yields MDLINRETVREREVQTAMQISQSWEESLHLSGGDAEKSSFRKLIDFVPVSPAPSPTRGVGKQCFSPSLQSFVSSSGFPPSPIPSPTRRFTTRSHSPVNCIRPGILGAVKRKGEMDTEDQPKKSFQGITNMLYSDVTHLSELNACLSSDTFDGNNPPAESSCSSPAKVTTTTDSLIPPSESSSPFMSVDELISK from the exons ATGGATTTGATAAACAGAGAAACTGTACGTGAAAG GGAGGTGCAGACCGCAATGCAGATAAGTCAGTCTTGGGAGGAAAGCCTGCATTTG agtggtgGTGATGCCGAGAAGTCATCCTTTCGGAAGTTAATTGATTTcgttccagtttccccagcaccTTCACCCACCAGGGGAGTTGGCAAG caaTGTTTCTCACCATCATTACAAAGTTTTGTGAGCAGCAGCGGATTTCCTCCAAGTCCTATTCCTAGCCCAACAAGACGATTTACAAC aagaagccacagtcCCGTCAACTGTATTAGACCAGGGATTCTTGGAGCAGTGAAAAGAAAAG GTGAAATGGATACAGAAGATCAGCCAAAGAAATCTTTTCAAGGCATAACCAACATGCTTTATTCTGATGTTACACATCTGTCAGAGCTAAATGCATG tctgtcttcaGATACCTTTGATGGAAATAATCCCCCTGCTGAATCTTCTTGCAGTTCACCAGCTAAAGTCACTACGACCACTGATTCTCTCATACCACCTTCTGAATCCAGCTCTCCATTTATGTCAGTAGATGAACTTATATCTAAGTGA